A section of the Choristoneura fumiferana chromosome 5, NRCan_CFum_1, whole genome shotgun sequence genome encodes:
- the LOC141428157 gene encoding uncharacterized protein, with product MSHSVTITRTTTTTSGSALFVNTGYLRTWPGLLKLAELLLGAACVGVVAYYCDNNRGTTYYIQSPELFYFLISVACLIGTFCLLTACLVSLSTASLISKTVYEVIYHGLAFILYLAAGLTLLIEVNHRKSSYRSQNYEPFLAASIMGLVMAGLYLFSTFFANRSYRGI from the exons ATGTCTCACTCCGTGACCATCACCCGCACAACTACCACTACCAGCGGCTCGGCGCTGTTCGTCAACACCGGCTACCTCCGCACATGGCCTGGACTCCTTAAACTGGCCGAACTG ttGCTGGGTGCAGCGTGTGTAGGCGTGGTGGCTTATTATTGTGACAACAatcgtggcactacctactaCATTCAATCCCCCGAGCTCTTCTACTTCTTGATCTCCGTTGCTTGCTTGATAGGCACTTTTTGCCTTCTGACAGCTTGCTTGGTCTCGCTTTCGACTGCTTCCCTCATATCCAAGACAgtctat gaggTGATCTATCACGGATTGGCTTTTATTCTATACTTAGCTGCGGGCCTCACACTTTTAATTGAAGTTAACCATCGGAAAAGTTCATACCGAAGCCAAAATTATGAACCATTTTTGGCTGCATCG ataatGGGCCTAGTGATGGCGGGATTGTACTTGTTCAGCACATTCTTCGCAAATAGGTCTTACCGCGGGATATAA
- the sing gene encoding MARVEL domain-containing protein sing, with product MTRGPTIVRVAPGGGERGIKCCCCRCCECFNLGYLTSQHGLIKLAEAMLGGLCQSLLVKYGMSEAGTLGSAFHGFLTTASACLLTTALLIACYVLSSNSQHLIKQSVFECLFNAVACFLYLSASSYMGVAVNLYLYPQYAVISMYSAYPAMTAVYYIGVVLGVLHGVDAYIAYKHLKGYR from the exons ATGACTCGTGGTCCGACTATAGTGCGAGTGGCACCAGGTGGCGGCGAAAGGGGTATTAAGTGTTGCTGTTGCCGATGCTGCGAGTGCTTCAACTTAGGATACCTAACCTCGCAACATGGCCTTATCAAACTTGCTGAGGCG ATGCTAGGCGGGCTGTGCCAGAGTTTACTAGTTAAGTATGGCATGTCGGAGGCGGGCACGCTCGGCTCAGCCTTCCACGGCTTCCTCACCACCGCATCCGCTTGCCTGCTTACCACGGCGCTGCTCATCGCCTGCTATGTGCTGTCTTCCAACTCACAGCATCTCATCAAGCAGTCTGTCTTT GAATGCTTATTCAACGCGGTGGCGTGTTTCCTGTACCTGTCCGCTTCATCGTACATGGGTGTTGCGGTCAACCTGTACCTGTACCCGCAGTACGCAGTCATCAGCATGTACTCCGCGTACCCCGCCATGACTGCCGTCTAT TATATTGGCGTGGTGCTAGGAGTTCTACACGGAGTTGACGCGTACATTGCCTACAAACATTTAAAAGGATATCGatga